A genomic window from Leptospiraceae bacterium includes:
- a CDS encoding OsmC family protein, with product MEEKHIYEVNVEWKTERKGMMSSPGGLQDLEVATPPEFPKGHPGIWSPEHLYVASANSCLMTTFLAIAENSKLEYKSFSCKGTGTLEKVDGKFMISKIDLEAIVEISDEKDEKKALRVLEKSEAACLISNSMKTEVHLKPVIKVV from the coding sequence ATGGAAGAAAAGCATATATATGAAGTAAACGTTGAATGGAAAACAGAGAGAAAGGGTATGATGAGTTCTCCGGGAGGACTTCAGGATCTGGAAGTTGCTACTCCACCGGAGTTTCCCAAGGGTCATCCCGGCATCTGGTCTCCCGAACATTTATATGTAGCCAGTGCGAACTCCTGCCTGATGACTACATTTTTAGCTATTGCAGAAAATTCTAAATTGGAATATAAATCTTTTTCTTGTAAAGGCACCGGAACTCTGGAAAAAGTAGATGGAAAGTTTATGATATCTAAAATTGACCTGGAAGCAATAGTAGAAATTTCCGATGAGAAAGACGAGAAAAAGGCTTTGCGGGTTCTGGAAAAGTCAGAAGCAGCCTGTTTGATTTCCAATTCCATGAAAACAGAAGTTCATTTAAAGCCGGTTATTAAAGTAGTTTAA
- a CDS encoding GAF domain-containing protein, with the protein MKYYNLQTLLDECSKESIHIPGKIQSHGFLLAFNTENWTITHISGNVHEYCDFKPSDLLGKHLDEILGSIQFRFIKNIISLDKPESVNPLQITLLLSGSKKQYNGIIKPSSNGLFLIEFENNESEKHFKVSHINRLFDETLSKFLEAENLYGLCNSAAFLIKRITSYDRVMIYQFDKDWHGEVIAEASEKHLSPYLGLHFPSSDIPVQARKLYSINWTRIIPDINYKSVEIHAIDEYKDIDLDLTHSVLRSVSPFHIEYLNNMLVQASLSISILVKGKLWGLIACHNYNPKFVSYQFRNTCEFIGKIFSYHLNLLEQKLVQSKASFFNSIKSKLLNQFYKEQDLSEALLNGRVNLLSFLLSEGAAIYYNSKITTIGDAPNEESIRKIIEYFNTTDNSDYLFTNFTASLIPELREDKNVASGLAILRLSKKLNIFILLFRPEKIKTIQWGSDPNKKLSYHDGKIILSPSNSFNVWKENVYMQSEEWTSADTQLLQVFRKELVLAIHELDYRKETFLAPDETLELYKERNELLEEKTRSLQNKITELQNKQFTFLNQLTVKDEISRLKASFLTNISKRVFFQINELSESLNFLNLYEYNQDLAEIVNKLTNNVLEESSRIQEFAKLEYQFLLQKTKTVNLFTYVLETYNDFKKKSNYNIPNCINFIEPDDDYFIQIDEKIFSKFLFIVFLYFSRYPDHLSKINIKPGHGGVKDLEIVISTSAPVIKIQESQPNEFLNIVFNEIETEEKLLDYDLNLIFMHKLINLHNGILNVYNNYPDESMIKLSF; encoded by the coding sequence ATGAAATATTACAATCTACAAACCCTCTTAGACGAATGCAGTAAAGAGTCAATTCATATACCGGGGAAAATTCAATCTCATGGTTTTCTGCTTGCCTTTAATACTGAAAACTGGACTATCACTCATATATCAGGTAATGTTCATGAATACTGTGACTTCAAACCAAGTGACCTTTTAGGAAAACACCTTGATGAAATTTTAGGCAGCATACAATTTCGCTTTATAAAGAATATAATTTCATTAGATAAACCGGAGTCTGTTAATCCTTTACAAATTACCCTGCTACTCTCAGGATCAAAAAAACAATATAATGGTATTATAAAACCTTCTTCTAATGGATTATTTCTGATTGAATTTGAAAACAATGAATCAGAAAAACATTTCAAAGTCTCACATATCAATAGACTATTTGACGAAACCTTAAGTAAATTTCTGGAAGCCGAAAACTTATATGGACTATGCAATAGTGCTGCATTTCTCATTAAACGCATTACTTCCTATGATCGAGTAATGATATACCAATTTGATAAAGATTGGCATGGCGAAGTTATTGCTGAAGCCAGTGAAAAACATCTAAGCCCTTACCTGGGTTTGCACTTTCCTTCTTCAGATATACCGGTTCAAGCAAGAAAGCTATACTCCATAAATTGGACTCGAATTATACCGGACATTAATTATAAGTCTGTTGAAATTCATGCTATTGATGAGTACAAAGATATAGATCTGGATCTCACACACTCAGTGCTAAGAAGTGTTTCTCCTTTTCATATCGAATACTTGAATAACATGTTAGTACAGGCCTCTTTAAGTATTTCTATACTGGTAAAAGGTAAACTCTGGGGACTAATCGCCTGTCACAACTACAATCCAAAATTTGTCAGTTATCAATTCCGGAATACCTGTGAGTTTATAGGTAAAATCTTTTCCTATCATTTAAATCTACTCGAACAAAAGCTAGTCCAATCCAAAGCTTCTTTTTTTAATAGTATAAAAAGTAAACTACTCAATCAATTTTATAAAGAGCAGGATTTGAGTGAAGCTCTCCTAAACGGTCGTGTTAATCTCCTTAGCTTCCTATTATCAGAAGGGGCTGCAATATATTATAATAGTAAGATTACAACAATTGGAGATGCACCAAATGAAGAATCAATTCGCAAAATTATTGAATATTTTAATACTACCGATAACTCAGATTACCTGTTCACCAACTTTACTGCTTCCTTAATTCCGGAACTCAGAGAAGACAAGAATGTTGCATCCGGACTTGCCATATTACGTTTATCTAAAAAGTTAAATATATTTATACTTCTATTCCGTCCTGAAAAAATTAAAACTATCCAATGGGGTTCTGATCCAAATAAAAAACTTTCCTATCATGATGGAAAGATCATATTATCTCCAAGTAATTCTTTTAATGTTTGGAAAGAAAATGTATATATGCAGTCTGAAGAATGGACTTCTGCTGATACTCAACTTCTTCAAGTATTCAGAAAAGAGTTAGTATTAGCAATTCATGAATTAGATTACCGTAAAGAAACGTTTCTAGCTCCGGATGAAACACTTGAGTTGTATAAAGAACGTAATGAGTTATTGGAAGAAAAAACTCGTTCATTGCAAAATAAAATAACAGAATTACAAAATAAGCAATTTACATTTTTAAACCAACTAACTGTTAAAGACGAAATAAGCAGATTGAAAGCCAGTTTTCTCACCAATATTAGTAAACGAGTTTTTTTTCAAATCAATGAATTGAGTGAATCTCTAAATTTTCTTAATCTTTATGAATATAATCAGGATCTGGCAGAAATAGTCAATAAGCTAACAAACAATGTATTGGAAGAATCATCCAGGATACAGGAATTCGCAAAATTAGAGTACCAGTTTTTACTCCAAAAAACTAAGACTGTCAATCTCTTTACTTATGTACTTGAAACTTATAATGATTTCAAAAAGAAGAGTAATTATAATATTCCGAATTGCATAAACTTCATAGAACCTGATGATGATTATTTTATCCAGATCGATGAGAAAATCTTTTCGAAATTTCTCTTTATTGTATTTTTATATTTTTCCAGATACCCGGATCATTTATCAAAAATTAACATTAAACCGGGACATGGCGGAGTGAAAGATCTTGAGATAGTGATTAGTACATCAGCACCGGTTATCAAAATTCAAGAATCACAACCAAATGAATTTCTAAATATAGTCTTTAACGAAATAGAAACAGAAGAAAAACTTTTGGACTATGATCTAAACCTTATCTTTATGCACAAACTAATCAATTTGCATAATGGAATATTAAATGTTTATAATAATTATCCTGACGAATCTATGATTAAATTATCATTTTAA